In Streptomyces sp. SLBN-118, the following are encoded in one genomic region:
- a CDS encoding serine protease translates to MARRITLIRNAAAFAATLLLSAGPAPAASANGLPAGPNPVAVKLDTYWTHARMAAALPGDTGKGPEDALAPRSISPTVDGPRPGEYIPPSQSFDGLPQAGTFFWTDATGTGRTCSGSVVRSPGHDLVLGAGHCLMGYSGTSPKRNLGFVPQYHDGLKPFGIFPIRNNGVYVPQQYYDLGTHAGAAYDFGFALTQPNQDGTRLQDAVGGVHLLTGTGYYHVPVRMIGYPARSQKPLECWSWTTQWASDDPADPGTFPRIACDAFTGGTSGGPMLVPWPGGWAVIGVIGGYHTGGNTPQVSYSAYFGAATRVLYRAAITGAPPAGPTS, encoded by the coding sequence ATGGCGCGTAGGATCACACTCATCCGAAACGCGGCAGCGTTCGCGGCAACCCTGCTGCTCTCCGCGGGGCCCGCCCCGGCAGCCTCCGCAAACGGGCTCCCGGCCGGGCCGAACCCGGTCGCCGTCAAGCTCGACACCTACTGGACGCACGCCCGGATGGCAGCCGCGCTGCCCGGCGACACCGGCAAGGGCCCGGAGGATGCGCTCGCACCCCGATCGATCTCCCCCACGGTGGACGGGCCTCGGCCGGGCGAGTACATCCCGCCGAGCCAGAGCTTCGACGGCTTACCCCAGGCAGGCACTTTCTTCTGGACCGATGCCACCGGAACCGGGCGCACCTGCAGCGGCTCGGTGGTGCGCAGCCCCGGCCACGACCTGGTACTCGGCGCCGGGCACTGCCTGATGGGCTATTCCGGCACCTCGCCCAAGCGCAATCTGGGCTTCGTGCCGCAGTACCACGACGGCCTAAAGCCCTTCGGTATCTTCCCGATCAGGAACAACGGCGTCTACGTTCCTCAGCAGTACTACGACCTGGGCACGCACGCGGGAGCCGCCTACGACTTCGGCTTCGCGCTCACCCAGCCCAACCAGGACGGGACACGGCTCCAGGACGCGGTCGGCGGAGTGCACCTGCTCACCGGGACGGGGTACTACCACGTCCCGGTTCGGATGATCGGCTATCCGGCGAGGTCGCAGAAGCCGCTGGAGTGCTGGAGCTGGACCACCCAATGGGCCAGCGATGACCCGGCCGACCCAGGTACCTTCCCGCGCATCGCGTGCGACGCGTTCACGGGCGGGACCAGCGGCGGGCCGATGCTGGTCCCGTGGCCTGGCGGCTGGGCGGTGATCGGCGTCATCGGCGGCTACCACACCGGCGGCAACACCCCCCAGGTCTCCTACAGCGCCTACTTCGGCGCCGCCACCAGGGTCCTCTACCGCGCCGCGATCACCGGCGCCCCGCCGGCAGGCCCGACTTCCTGA
- a CDS encoding AAA family ATPase has translation MLIGRQRELATLSELTRNAARGTAVIVRGDSGVGKSALLRRVLRRARADGHLVLCATADALDTPIDFGVVHQLLDDVAEEQLDKTVQAAIADLHAPYRAAAALTSPDRRVVLGIDDLHCADTASVMWLGKLLRRLDGLPITVIATMGPGVPSGDEDHIGTLLPLFRHRVWLTPLGDAEVGELAESVLGAEPEPDFVTACRTATGGIPALLHALLRSIRTHGAAPDADTGADLAGYVPAEVGRTLQATLRAYGPEAVATAEAAAVLSGPPAPAPAADLIAFAADMPQPAVEDSLHTLTATGLMIRAEAGTAFSSPVVSVAIANEVRPSRHQELHARAARFLIDQGAAWDCVAPHLLNAPLGQSWVVDALLLAADEAMADGDRAAALGCLRRALREPMPDPVRARALASLGEAELAHCVPSAVHSLRRSLDLATAPGEQAAAARSLSAALFTLDRYPEGLSVLEDVSERIRAAGPLDALRLEIDLVYARVSRTSTAASGMPRLMAMDLAEAEGPDVQRPLSALLSLRSIMDGGNAADAVTYAQQAMSGGVCPADDESFVYTAPILALAAAGRSDLALTHVNASLDAVRAGGSTIRSAYLATLRAGVNYRVGNVAGCEADARAAVESLRGVGAGPTTSHSVAMWTDALVKQGRTEEAEQLLADHGLTGRLNPHWANDFTALVRGRLRMVQGRAQEGLADFLHAGARARTRLMGGPAVLPWRSEAALAHASLGAYEEAAALVEEELTLARAWGVPEVTAVALRAGGLITGGSAGAEMLRESVRLLEPSTARFSYAQSLADYGALVRQNGQPSAARNWLQQAVSVAEQCGATAVAGFAQEELRAGGYRPEPRGSHGVGALTRSERRVADLAAEGLTNKEIAARLFVGLRTVEVHLSNAYHKLGISGRAGLADALAA, from the coding sequence GTGCTGATTGGACGACAGCGAGAGCTCGCTACGCTGAGTGAGCTGACCAGGAATGCCGCACGCGGAACGGCAGTGATCGTGCGAGGGGATAGCGGCGTGGGCAAGAGCGCCCTGCTCCGCAGGGTGCTGCGCCGAGCGAGAGCCGACGGGCATCTCGTCCTCTGTGCCACGGCCGACGCTTTGGACACACCGATCGATTTCGGTGTCGTCCACCAGTTGTTGGACGACGTCGCCGAAGAGCAGCTGGACAAGACCGTCCAGGCGGCCATCGCCGACCTCCACGCTCCGTACCGGGCCGCGGCCGCTCTCACCAGCCCGGACCGCAGGGTCGTGCTGGGGATTGACGACCTCCACTGCGCCGACACGGCCTCGGTCATGTGGCTGGGGAAGCTGCTTCGCCGACTGGATGGCCTGCCGATCACGGTGATCGCCACGATGGGTCCCGGGGTCCCGTCCGGCGACGAGGACCACATCGGCACGCTGCTGCCGCTGTTCCGGCACCGCGTCTGGCTCACCCCGCTCGGCGACGCAGAAGTCGGTGAACTCGCCGAATCGGTGCTCGGGGCTGAGCCCGAACCCGACTTCGTCACCGCCTGCCGCACGGCCACCGGCGGCATCCCCGCCCTGCTGCACGCCCTGCTCCGGTCCATACGCACCCATGGAGCGGCGCCGGACGCCGACACCGGCGCCGATCTCGCCGGCTACGTACCTGCCGAGGTAGGCCGAACTCTTCAGGCCACGCTGCGGGCCTACGGACCCGAGGCGGTCGCAACCGCCGAGGCAGCCGCCGTACTGTCCGGGCCACCAGCACCGGCACCGGCAGCCGACCTGATCGCCTTCGCCGCCGACATGCCTCAGCCGGCCGTCGAAGACAGCCTGCACACGCTCACCGCCACCGGACTGATGATCCGGGCAGAGGCCGGCACCGCCTTCAGCAGCCCGGTCGTCTCCGTGGCCATTGCCAATGAAGTGCGGCCCAGCCGCCATCAGGAACTCCACGCCCGCGCGGCGCGGTTCCTGATCGACCAGGGAGCCGCCTGGGACTGTGTCGCCCCTCATCTGCTGAACGCCCCGCTGGGCCAGTCGTGGGTGGTCGACGCCCTGCTCCTCGCTGCCGACGAGGCAATGGCGGACGGAGACCGCGCCGCCGCACTCGGCTGTCTGCGTCGTGCTCTTCGCGAACCCATGCCCGACCCGGTTCGAGCCCGGGCGCTTGCTTCCCTCGGTGAGGCCGAACTGGCCCACTGCGTGCCCAGCGCGGTGCACAGCCTCCGCCGAAGTCTGGATCTCGCCACCGCGCCCGGCGAACAGGCCGCGGCGGCGCGCTCGTTGTCCGCTGCCCTGTTCACCCTGGATCGCTACCCCGAGGGGCTCAGCGTGCTGGAGGACGTCTCCGAGCGGATCCGCGCGGCCGGACCGCTGGACGCCCTGCGTCTGGAGATCGACCTCGTCTACGCCCGGGTCAGCCGCACCTCCACCGCCGCCTCGGGGATGCCCCGGCTGATGGCGATGGACCTGGCCGAGGCCGAGGGACCCGACGTACAACGGCCGCTCTCCGCATTGCTCTCACTCCGTTCGATCATGGACGGAGGCAACGCGGCGGACGCCGTCACCTATGCCCAGCAGGCCATGAGTGGCGGGGTCTGCCCGGCGGACGACGAATCCTTCGTCTACACCGCCCCCATCCTGGCACTGGCCGCGGCAGGCCGCTCCGATCTCGCACTGACCCACGTCAACGCGAGCCTGGACGCGGTCCGGGCGGGAGGGTCCACAATCCGCTCCGCTTACCTCGCAACGCTACGGGCCGGGGTCAACTACCGCGTCGGCAACGTCGCCGGATGCGAGGCCGACGCGCGCGCCGCCGTCGAGTCGCTGCGGGGTGTCGGCGCCGGACCGACCACCAGTCACAGCGTGGCCATGTGGACGGACGCACTGGTCAAGCAGGGCCGTACGGAGGAGGCCGAGCAACTGCTCGCCGACCACGGGCTGACCGGCCGGCTCAACCCCCACTGGGCCAATGACTTCACCGCGCTGGTCCGCGGCCGGCTGAGGATGGTACAGGGCCGTGCCCAGGAGGGCCTTGCCGACTTCCTCCACGCCGGAGCCCGTGCCCGGACCCGCCTGATGGGCGGACCGGCCGTGCTGCCCTGGCGCTCCGAAGCCGCCCTGGCCCACGCCTCCCTCGGCGCATACGAAGAAGCTGCTGCACTGGTCGAGGAAGAGCTCACTCTTGCCCGGGCGTGGGGCGTACCGGAGGTCACCGCGGTGGCGCTGCGCGCTGGTGGACTCATCACCGGAGGCTCAGCGGGCGCGGAAATGCTCCGTGAGTCCGTCCGGCTGCTGGAGCCGTCCACCGCGCGCTTCTCGTACGCGCAGTCGCTCGCCGACTACGGGGCGCTGGTGCGACAGAACGGGCAGCCTTCGGCCGCGCGGAACTGGTTGCAGCAGGCGGTGAGCGTAGCCGAGCAGTGCGGGGCGACCGCCGTGGCCGGCTTCGCCCAGGAGGAGCTGCGGGCCGGCGGTTACCGGCCGGAGCCCCGCGGTTCACACGGGGTGGGGGCGCTGACCCGCTCGGAGCGCCGGGTCGCGGACCTCGCTGCGGAGGGCCTGACGAACAAGGAGATCGCGGCGCGGCTCTTCGTCGGTCTGCGAACCGTCGAGGTCCACCTCAGCAACGCGTATCACAAGCTCGGTATCAGTGGCCGGGCCGGACTGGCGGACGCTCTCGCCGCCTAG
- the acs gene encoding acetate--CoA ligase, with protein sequence MSNESLANLLTEERRFAPPAELVARSNTGAEAYKEAEADRLGFWAEQARRLTWATEPTETLDWSSPPFAKWFADGTLNVAYNCVDRHVEAGHGERVAIHFQGEPRDSRSITYAELKDEVSRAANALTELGVRKGDRVAVYMPMILETVIAMLACARIGAVHSVVFGGFSADALAARIQDADAKLVITADGGYRRGKASALKPAVDEAVAKCPQVEHVLVVRRTGQDVAWTDVRDVWWHELVERQSVEHTPEAFKAEHPLFILYTSGTTGKPKGILHTSGGYLTQASYTHHAVFDLKPETDVYWCTADVGWVTGHSYIVYGPLANGATQVLYEGTPDTPHQGRFWEIVQKYGVTILYTAPTAIRTFMKWGDDIPAKFDLSSLRILGSVGEPINPEAWMWYREHIGGNRCPIVDTWWQTETGAMMISPLPGVTETKPGSAHRALPGIAATVVDDKGEEVPDGSGGYLVLTKPWPSMLRTIWGDDQRYIKTYWSRFKGQYFAGDGAKKDDDGDVWLLGRVDDVMLVSGHNISTTEVESALVSHPKVAEAAVVGATDTTTTQAIVAFVILRGTADEDARLVTELRNHVGAALGPIAKPKRILPVAELPKTRSGKIMRRLLRDVAENRQLGDVTTLTDASVMDLIQSKLPTAADGD encoded by the coding sequence TTGAGTAACGAAAGCCTGGCCAACCTGCTCACGGAGGAACGACGGTTCGCCCCGCCCGCCGAGCTGGTCGCCCGTTCCAACACCGGGGCAGAGGCGTACAAGGAGGCGGAGGCCGACAGGCTGGGTTTCTGGGCCGAGCAGGCCAGGCGCCTGACCTGGGCGACCGAGCCGACCGAGACGCTGGACTGGTCGAGCCCGCCGTTCGCCAAGTGGTTCGCGGACGGCACGCTGAACGTGGCATACAACTGCGTGGACCGGCATGTCGAAGCAGGCCATGGCGAACGGGTGGCCATCCACTTCCAGGGTGAACCCCGAGACAGTCGCTCGATCACCTACGCCGAACTCAAGGACGAGGTCTCGCGCGCCGCGAATGCCCTGACCGAGCTCGGTGTCCGCAAGGGCGACCGGGTCGCCGTTTACATGCCGATGATCCTCGAGACGGTCATCGCGATGCTGGCCTGCGCGCGTATCGGCGCTGTCCACTCGGTGGTGTTCGGCGGCTTCTCCGCGGACGCGCTCGCAGCCCGTATCCAGGACGCCGACGCCAAGCTGGTCATTACTGCCGACGGCGGCTATCGCCGCGGCAAGGCCTCGGCCCTCAAGCCCGCAGTCGACGAGGCGGTCGCCAAGTGTCCGCAGGTCGAGCACGTGCTGGTGGTTCGCCGCACCGGCCAGGACGTCGCGTGGACCGACGTGAGGGACGTTTGGTGGCACGAACTCGTCGAGCGCCAGTCCGTGGAGCACACCCCCGAGGCGTTCAAGGCGGAGCACCCGCTGTTCATCCTCTACACCTCGGGTACGACAGGTAAGCCGAAGGGCATCCTGCACACCTCAGGTGGCTATCTCACCCAAGCGAGCTACACCCACCACGCTGTCTTCGACCTCAAGCCGGAGACGGACGTGTACTGGTGCACTGCGGACGTCGGCTGGGTGACCGGCCACTCGTACATCGTGTACGGGCCGCTCGCCAACGGCGCGACGCAGGTGTTGTACGAGGGCACGCCCGACACTCCGCACCAGGGCCGGTTCTGGGAGATCGTGCAGAAGTACGGGGTCACCATCCTCTACACGGCGCCGACCGCCATCCGTACGTTCATGAAGTGGGGTGACGACATCCCCGCCAAGTTCGACCTGTCGTCCCTGCGCATCCTCGGCTCGGTCGGTGAGCCGATCAACCCCGAGGCGTGGATGTGGTACCGCGAGCACATAGGCGGCAACCGCTGCCCGATCGTGGACACCTGGTGGCAGACGGAGACCGGCGCGATGATGATCTCGCCGCTGCCGGGCGTCACCGAGACCAAGCCTGGTTCGGCGCACCGGGCGCTGCCTGGCATCGCGGCCACCGTCGTCGACGACAAGGGCGAGGAAGTGCCGGACGGCTCCGGCGGGTACCTGGTGCTGACCAAGCCGTGGCCGTCGATGCTGCGCACCATCTGGGGCGACGACCAGCGTTACATAAAGACCTACTGGTCCCGATTCAAGGGCCAGTACTTCGCCGGTGACGGCGCCAAGAAGGACGACGACGGCGACGTCTGGCTGCTCGGCCGGGTCGACGACGTGATGCTGGTGTCCGGGCACAACATCTCCACCACCGAGGTCGAATCCGCCCTCGTCTCCCACCCCAAGGTCGCCGAGGCGGCGGTCGTCGGCGCGACCGACACCACCACCACGCAGGCCATCGTCGCCTTCGTGATCCTGCGCGGCACCGCCGACGAGGACGCGCGGCTGGTCACCGAACTGCGCAACCACGTGGGTGCCGCACTCGGCCCCATCGCCAAACCCAAGCGGATCCTGCCGGTCGCCGAACTCCCCAAGACCCGCTCCGGGAAGATCATGCGGCGGCTCCTGCGGGACGTCGCGGAGAACCGACAGCTCGGTGACGTCACAACACTCACCGACGCCTCCGTGATGGACCTCATCCAGTCCAAGCTGCCGACCGCAGCCGACGGGGACTGA
- a CDS encoding GGDEF domain-containing protein, with protein sequence MSKAQVRLVSRHDAVAWAYAAAGIAVIVTYLVTSSTARYMLPVVISASVALAIVVGVARNKPPSALPWYLFAAAMAPFAAADTIWGLYQVRGVEVPFPGVADWLYLATYLLFTAGLVMLARHQAGHLHWAGLLDAGIVTLGAGMLCWAFIIAPYLRSELTAWPLAMTIVYPVTDLVLLSIAARLMLTTGTRTLSFLLVIGWLVVLLAADGLYYGTLATTGTAIAEDVSEVGWMVSSLLLGTAALHSSVARPTQLAEDQERLSHQRLSILIALILMGPLIVLANVGGIQDQPVNITVIVGLMAGLSLLLVLRIVFLARYAQGRATEARTQADALAASLREQAQLQEKLSYQATHDPLTGLANRALLNERLEFALGRCSAMTTTGLLILDLDGFKEVNDTLGHPAGDELLVDVARRLMGRVRKQDLVARLGGDEFALLVEDVDVSTLHVYTSRILDSFKDPFMLAHSHSVHVTTSIGVRSVTKPTPPSDAMRDADTALYRAKTAGKNQAAFFESPRQHSLSKAQEGVIPSRGPERT encoded by the coding sequence GTGAGCAAAGCTCAAGTCCGCTTGGTGTCCCGCCACGATGCGGTGGCCTGGGCGTATGCGGCAGCCGGGATCGCTGTGATCGTCACCTATCTGGTCACTTCCTCCACAGCGCGCTACATGCTGCCCGTGGTGATCTCTGCCTCCGTGGCCCTCGCGATCGTGGTGGGAGTGGCGAGGAACAAGCCACCGTCGGCCCTTCCGTGGTACCTGTTCGCGGCGGCCATGGCACCGTTCGCGGCGGCGGACACGATCTGGGGTCTCTACCAGGTCCGCGGCGTCGAGGTTCCCTTCCCAGGTGTGGCCGACTGGCTTTACCTGGCTACCTATCTGTTGTTCACGGCGGGCCTGGTGATGCTGGCCAGACACCAGGCAGGCCACCTGCACTGGGCGGGCCTGCTGGACGCCGGAATCGTCACGTTGGGCGCCGGCATGCTGTGCTGGGCGTTCATTATCGCCCCGTACCTGCGCAGCGAGCTGACCGCGTGGCCGCTCGCGATGACCATCGTCTATCCCGTAACCGACCTGGTGCTGTTGTCCATTGCCGCGCGGCTGATGCTCACCACGGGTACGCGGACCCTGTCGTTCCTTCTGGTCATCGGTTGGCTGGTGGTCCTGCTCGCTGCCGACGGCCTCTACTACGGAACGCTGGCCACGACCGGGACGGCGATCGCGGAGGACGTGTCCGAAGTGGGCTGGATGGTCTCGTCCCTCCTGCTGGGGACAGCGGCGCTGCACTCGTCCGTTGCCCGGCCGACACAGTTGGCGGAAGACCAGGAGAGGCTGTCCCACCAGAGACTGTCCATCCTGATCGCGCTCATCCTGATGGGGCCGTTGATCGTGCTGGCCAATGTCGGTGGCATTCAGGACCAACCCGTGAACATCACGGTGATCGTCGGCTTGATGGCGGGCCTGTCGCTGCTTCTGGTGCTGCGCATCGTGTTCCTGGCACGATACGCCCAAGGCCGGGCCACCGAAGCACGGACGCAGGCCGACGCCCTCGCGGCATCACTGCGCGAGCAGGCACAGCTCCAGGAGAAGCTGAGCTATCAGGCGACCCACGACCCGCTGACGGGTCTGGCCAATCGAGCGCTGCTGAACGAGCGCCTGGAATTCGCTCTCGGCCGGTGCTCCGCCATGACCACCACCGGACTGCTGATACTCGATCTCGACGGCTTCAAGGAGGTCAACGACACGTTGGGGCACCCGGCGGGCGACGAGCTGCTGGTTGACGTCGCACGGCGGCTGATGGGCAGGGTCCGCAAGCAGGACCTGGTGGCCAGGCTCGGCGGAGACGAATTCGCGCTTCTCGTGGAGGACGTGGATGTGAGCACACTGCACGTCTATACCTCACGGATCCTCGACTCCTTCAAAGATCCCTTCATGCTTGCCCACAGTCATTCTGTCCACGTGACAACAAGCATCGGAGTACGGAGCGTCACCAAGCCGACCCCGCCCTCGGATGCGATGAGGGACGCTGACACCGCCCTGTACAGAGCCAAAACCGCAGGCAAGAACCAGGCCGCGTTCTTCGAATCGCCGCGGCAGCATTCCCTTTCCAAGGCGCAGGAGGGCGTCATCCCGAGCAGAGGACCTGAGAGAACCTGA
- a CDS encoding response regulator, whose protein sequence is MEREHRPPSGQYAADDEERFRLLVKNSPDMVFRRTVDGVYQEVSAAGAALLGRPVDEIVGTSVGSWVHPGDVEEFDWAERDLLRHGRVAVCLRLRRADRHWMWTETTSWVVRDEAGDPLEVRGFIREAEGQRRREEALRLLQGQARSVIETARDAFVSIDEDGLVIDWNQSAEKLFGFSAHEAMGHPLTETIIPERYRAAHTAGLQRVLSGGEAHVLGRQIELTALHRDGHEIPVELAVWRLKSAKARCFNAFVRDITERKQAEAALAEARDQAIAASQAKSQFVASVSHEIRTPMNGVIGLSNLLLGTELDTEQRRYAEGIQAAGTALLSLINDILDFSKLEAGKLELDEVAFSPQQLVEEVVSLVAQTPQAEGLELLGDCHPDLPVMALGDAARLRQILLNLASNAVKFTESGEVVLRARPAPSQPPAEHAPWVHFEVVDTGIGIAEADQGRMFDAFSQADASTTRRYGGTGLGLAICRRLTEAMGGSIGVNSRPGQGSTFFFTVPVRTPDTPERPLAPPHPDTLRGLRALVVDDNETNRLILDAQLQRWHMQPTLVASGPEAMVCLHEAVAAGRPFDLALLDMQMPDMDGLELARRITTDQTIGRIGLLMLTSGTPLPAAELQAAGIAHSLSKPVQQSQLMDALVELTTRTTPVTTAATPATAAAQPAQPAHRGHLLLVEDNDINQMVAEGILTRLGYSADTAGDGIQALRMIEENSYRAVLMDCQMPKMDGYRTTRELRRRERDIDRHLPVIAMTAGALAEDRDRCLAAGMDDYITKPVTADELEQALTRWVHPTQPPADNEDLHASIEQRLNELRGACTPPENELVNRLVDHFLVRAPEMTSALFHAMDRHDTSEIAEQAHSLKGAAGNMGASSLAACCLELEQYAKAGSAPLAEAAPRLQDELDRTCRILETLRSQPPGQGSG, encoded by the coding sequence ATGGAACGGGAGCACAGACCACCGAGCGGGCAGTACGCGGCAGACGACGAGGAGCGGTTCCGGCTGCTGGTGAAGAACTCCCCGGACATGGTCTTCCGCCGGACGGTCGATGGCGTCTACCAAGAGGTGTCCGCAGCGGGGGCGGCATTGCTCGGTCGCCCGGTCGACGAGATCGTGGGGACGTCGGTGGGCTCCTGGGTGCACCCCGGCGATGTGGAGGAGTTCGACTGGGCTGAGCGGGACCTGCTCCGCCATGGCCGGGTGGCGGTCTGTCTGCGTCTGCGGCGCGCCGACAGGCACTGGATGTGGACCGAGACGACGTCCTGGGTGGTGCGGGACGAAGCAGGCGACCCTCTCGAAGTGCGTGGATTCATCCGCGAGGCAGAGGGCCAGCGGCGCAGGGAGGAAGCGCTTCGTCTGTTGCAGGGGCAGGCACGTTCGGTCATCGAGACCGCCCGGGATGCGTTCGTCTCCATCGACGAGGACGGCCTGGTCATCGACTGGAACCAGAGCGCCGAGAAGTTGTTCGGGTTCAGCGCTCACGAGGCCATGGGCCATCCGCTGACGGAGACGATCATTCCGGAGCGGTACCGCGCCGCGCACACGGCAGGTCTGCAGAGGGTCCTGTCCGGCGGAGAGGCTCATGTGCTGGGCCGTCAGATAGAGCTCACCGCGCTGCACCGCGACGGCCACGAGATACCGGTAGAACTGGCGGTGTGGCGGCTGAAGTCGGCGAAGGCGCGCTGCTTCAATGCCTTCGTCCGCGACATCACAGAACGTAAGCAGGCCGAAGCCGCCCTGGCGGAGGCCCGCGACCAGGCCATTGCCGCATCCCAGGCAAAGTCCCAGTTCGTTGCCTCTGTGAGCCACGAGATCCGTACCCCCATGAACGGCGTCATCGGACTGAGCAACCTGCTGCTGGGCACTGAGCTGGACACCGAACAGCGCCGCTACGCCGAGGGCATTCAGGCCGCCGGGACGGCACTCCTGTCGCTGATCAACGACATCCTGGACTTCTCCAAACTGGAGGCGGGCAAGCTCGAACTGGACGAGGTCGCCTTCAGCCCCCAGCAGTTGGTGGAGGAGGTTGTCTCGCTGGTGGCGCAGACCCCCCAGGCCGAGGGCCTTGAACTGCTCGGCGACTGCCACCCCGACCTGCCGGTGATGGCGCTCGGGGACGCGGCCCGCCTGCGGCAGATCCTGCTCAACCTGGCGTCCAACGCCGTGAAGTTCACCGAATCCGGCGAGGTCGTGCTGCGCGCGCGCCCGGCTCCGTCCCAGCCACCCGCAGAGCATGCGCCCTGGGTGCACTTCGAGGTGGTCGACACCGGCATCGGCATCGCCGAGGCCGACCAGGGGCGGATGTTCGACGCCTTCTCCCAGGCGGATGCCTCCACCACCCGACGCTACGGCGGCACCGGCCTCGGCCTGGCCATCTGCCGCAGGCTCACCGAGGCCATGGGCGGCTCCATCGGCGTCAACAGCCGGCCCGGCCAGGGCAGCACCTTCTTCTTCACCGTGCCCGTGCGCACCCCCGACACCCCCGAACGGCCCCTGGCACCGCCGCACCCCGACACCCTTCGCGGTCTGCGGGCCCTGGTCGTCGACGACAACGAGACCAACCGGCTGATCCTCGATGCCCAGCTGCAACGGTGGCACATGCAGCCGACCTTGGTCGCCAGCGGCCCGGAGGCCATGGTGTGCCTGCACGAGGCGGTGGCCGCGGGTCGCCCCTTCGACCTGGCCCTCCTCGACATGCAGATGCCCGACATGGACGGCCTGGAACTCGCCCGCCGGATCACCACCGACCAGACCATCGGCCGGATTGGGCTGCTGATGCTCACCTCCGGCACCCCGCTGCCCGCCGCCGAACTCCAGGCTGCCGGGATCGCGCACAGCCTGTCCAAGCCCGTACAGCAGTCCCAGCTCATGGACGCCCTCGTCGAACTCACCACCCGGACAACGCCGGTGACCACGGCGGCAACACCGGCGACCGCCGCCGCACAGCCCGCACAGCCCGCCCACCGCGGCCATCTCCTGCTGGTCGAGGACAACGACATCAACCAGATGGTGGCCGAGGGCATACTCACCCGGCTCGGCTACAGCGCGGATACCGCAGGCGACGGCATCCAGGCTCTGCGTATGATCGAGGAAAACAGCTATCGGGCCGTGCTGATGGACTGCCAGATGCCCAAGATGGACGGCTACAGAACCACCCGAGAACTTCGCCGCCGGGAACGGGACATCGACCGTCACCTGCCGGTGATCGCCATGACCGCAGGCGCCCTCGCCGAGGACCGGGATCGCTGCCTTGCCGCCGGTATGGACGACTACATCACCAAACCCGTCACCGCCGACGAGCTCGAACAAGCCCTCACCCGCTGGGTCCACCCCACCCAGCCCCCGGCGGACAACGAGGACCTGCACGCCTCCATCGAGCAGCGGCTGAACGAACTGCGCGGCGCCTGCACCCCGCCCGAGAACGAACTGGTGAACCGGCTGGTGGACCACTTCCTTGTCCGGGCTCCCGAGATGACCAGCGCGCTCTTCCACGCGATGGACCGGCACGACACCTCCGAGATCGCAGAGCAGGCGCACAGCCTCAAAGGTGCTGCCGGCAACATGGGAGCCAGCAGTCTCGCTGCCTGCTGCCTGGAGCTGGAGCAGTACGCCAAGGCCGGATCAGCGCCGCTGGCCGAGGCCGCTCCCCGCCTCCAGGACGAACTCGACCGCACCTGCCGCATCCTCGAGACGCTCCGCTCGCAACCTCCCGGCCAGGGATCTGGATGA